The Kroppenstedtia pulmonis genome has a segment encoding these proteins:
- the rpsG gene encoding 30S ribosomal protein S7 — MPRKGPVPRREVLPDPIYNSKLVTRLINRLMYDGKKGRAQTILYDAFDLVRERTGKDPMEVFEQSLKNVMPVLEVKARRVGGANYQVPVEVKPERRTSLGLRWLVSYARLRGEKTMQERLANELIDAANNAGAAVKKKEDTHRMAEANRAFAHYRW; from the coding sequence ATGCCGCGAAAAGGACCCGTTCCTCGCCGGGAAGTACTGCCTGATCCGATTTACAACAGTAAACTGGTTACCCGTTTGATCAATCGGCTGATGTATGACGGGAAGAAGGGAAGAGCACAAACCATCCTTTACGATGCTTTTGACCTTGTGAGAGAGCGAACCGGTAAAGATCCGATGGAAGTGTTTGAACAATCCCTGAAAAACGTGATGCCGGTCCTGGAAGTAAAGGCACGCCGTGTTGGTGGTGCCAACTATCAGGTGCCTGTTGAGGTGAAGCCGGAACGTCGTACCAGCTTAGGTTTGCGCTGGTTGGTAAGTTACGCCCGTCTGCGTGGAGAAAAAACCATGCAGGAGCGTTTGGCCAACGAACTGATCGACGCAGCCAATAACGCCGGTGCAGCCGTGAAGAAAAAAGAAGATACGCATCGCATGGCAGAAGCAAACCGTGCGTTTGCCCATTATCGCTGGTAA
- the rpsL gene encoding 30S ribosomal protein S12 produces the protein MPTINQLIRKGRKSKVSQSDSPALQHGYNSFRKKLTNQNSPQKRGVCTRVGTMNPKKPNSALRKYARVRLTNGIEVTAYIPGIGHNLQEHSMVLVRGGRVKDLPGVRYHIVRGALDTAGVQDRGQGRSKYGVKRPKK, from the coding sequence ATGCCGACAATTAATCAGTTGATTCGCAAGGGACGGAAGAGCAAAGTATCTCAATCTGACTCTCCCGCTTTGCAACATGGATACAACAGCTTTCGTAAAAAGCTGACCAACCAAAATTCGCCCCAGAAACGGGGAGTATGTACCCGTGTGGGCACCATGAATCCGAAAAAACCGAACTCCGCTCTGCGGAAATATGCCCGTGTCCGTTTGACGAACGGAATTGAGGTGACCGCTTATATTCCGGGGATCGGTCACAACCTCCAGGAGCACTCCATGGTTCTGGTACGGGGGGGGCGGGTGAAAGACCTTCCGGGTGTACGTTATCACATCGTCCGGGGCGCTCTGGATACTGCAGGCGTGCAAGACCGCGGACAAGGACGTTCCAAATACGGAGTGAAACGACCGAAGAAATAA
- a CDS encoding 50S ribosomal protein L7ae-like protein yields the protein MSYEKVKAAYNLIIGAKQTKKAIEQGMAQEVVIARDADGRITQSLTDLCRNHGVQVVYVDSMRELGKACGIEVGAATAAIINCERS from the coding sequence GTGTCTTATGAAAAAGTGAAAGCAGCGTATAATCTCATAATCGGAGCCAAGCAGACAAAAAAGGCGATTGAGCAGGGAATGGCACAGGAAGTTGTGATCGCCCGGGATGCTGACGGGCGGATAACCCAATCCCTGACGGATCTGTGTCGAAATCATGGCGTGCAGGTTGTCTACGTAGATTCCATGAGGGAATTGGGCAAGGCTTGTGGAATTGAAGTGGGTGCAGCAACAGCCGCCATCATTAATTGTGAGAGATCATAG